A genomic segment from Dermacentor silvarum isolate Dsil-2018 chromosome 11, BIME_Dsil_1.4, whole genome shotgun sequence encodes:
- the LOC125941390 gene encoding uncharacterized protein LOC125941390 isoform X2, protein MFGVGGRILQLVGNSAYHTSAVTGVSELLSQPLDEGGLDVFVASLSVDTKPDVASGLSSEINIGAEHLQQADSQTQSPLDERTPGPSSAETSQSQGAQRRCRSPRRVSNHGPLLERVAEDCARTAAQNAETNKLLRGVLEGVTQMASASVRQAVAAERMAAAAERQSEQLADMLRHVGQLSPLLASFMQERAAARRLQ, encoded by the exons ATGTTCGGCGTTGGCGGCCGCATCCTGCAGTTGGTCGGCAACTCCGCCTACCATACCTCCGCGGTGACTGGCGTGAGCGAGCTTCTGTCGCAGCCGCTCGACGAG GGCGGATTGGACGTGTTTGTGGCAAGCTTGTCGGTGGACACAAAGCCAGACGTCGCCAGCGGCCTTTCAAGTGAAA TCAATATAGGCGCAGAACACCTGCAACAGGCCGACAGCCAGACCCAGAGCCCACTAGATGAGCGGACTCCTGGCCCCAGCTCTGCTGAAACCA GCCAGTCCCAAGGAGCGCAACGCCGGTGCCGCAGTCCCCGTCGTGTGTCGAACCACGGACCCCTCTTAGAACGTGTCGCCGAGGACTGCGCAAGAACTGCGGCACAAAATGCAGAGACAAACAAA CTACTTCGTGGCGTCCTTGAGGGCGTGACCCAGATGGCCAGTGCCTCGGTACGGCAGGCTGTGGCAGCCGAACGGATGGCAGCAGCCGCAGAGAGACAGTCTGAACAACTGGCAGATATGCTCCGTCACGTGGGTCAGCTTTCGCCGTTGCTGGCCTCGTTCATGCAAGAAAGGGCCGCTGCAAGAAGACTGCAGTAG
- the LOC125941390 gene encoding uncharacterized protein LOC125941390 isoform X1, whose protein sequence is MFGVGGRILQLVGNSAYHTSAVTGVSELLSQPLDEQGGLDVFVASLSVDTKPDVASGLSSEINIGAEHLQQADSQTQSPLDERTPGPSSAETSQSQGAQRRCRSPRRVSNHGPLLERVAEDCARTAAQNAETNKLLRGVLEGVTQMASASVRQAVAAERMAAAAERQSEQLADMLRHVGQLSPLLASFMQERAAARRLQ, encoded by the exons ATGTTCGGCGTTGGCGGCCGCATCCTGCAGTTGGTCGGCAACTCCGCCTACCATACCTCCGCGGTGACTGGCGTGAGCGAGCTTCTGTCGCAGCCGCTCGACGAG CAGGGCGGATTGGACGTGTTTGTGGCAAGCTTGTCGGTGGACACAAAGCCAGACGTCGCCAGCGGCCTTTCAAGTGAAA TCAATATAGGCGCAGAACACCTGCAACAGGCCGACAGCCAGACCCAGAGCCCACTAGATGAGCGGACTCCTGGCCCCAGCTCTGCTGAAACCA GCCAGTCCCAAGGAGCGCAACGCCGGTGCCGCAGTCCCCGTCGTGTGTCGAACCACGGACCCCTCTTAGAACGTGTCGCCGAGGACTGCGCAAGAACTGCGGCACAAAATGCAGAGACAAACAAA CTACTTCGTGGCGTCCTTGAGGGCGTGACCCAGATGGCCAGTGCCTCGGTACGGCAGGCTGTGGCAGCCGAACGGATGGCAGCAGCCGCAGAGAGACAGTCTGAACAACTGGCAGATATGCTCCGTCACGTGGGTCAGCTTTCGCCGTTGCTGGCCTCGTTCATGCAAGAAAGGGCCGCTGCAAGAAGACTGCAGTAG